A genomic segment from Armatimonadota bacterium encodes:
- a CDS encoding (2Fe-2S)-binding protein — translation MKRAITVTVNGVTHHHEVEPRLLLVHYLREVLGLTGTHIGCDTTSCGACTILFNGLTAKSCNLLAVQANGATILTVEGLAQDGRLHPIQEAFWEEHGLQCGFCTPGMMLSALQILARNPDPSEAEIRHGLDGNLCRCTGYQHIVNSVQNAARRLKAEAVPAIPVTATAQSAGGKGGR, via the coding sequence GTGAAGCGCGCCATCACCGTCACGGTGAACGGCGTCACGCACCACCACGAGGTGGAGCCCAGACTGCTCCTCGTGCACTACCTGCGCGAGGTCCTCGGGCTCACCGGCACCCACATCGGGTGCGACACGACCAGCTGCGGCGCCTGCACGATCCTGTTCAACGGGCTGACCGCCAAATCGTGCAACCTGCTGGCCGTCCAGGCCAACGGGGCCACGATCCTCACCGTGGAAGGGCTGGCCCAGGACGGTCGGCTCCATCCCATCCAGGAGGCCTTCTGGGAGGAGCACGGGCTGCAGTGCGGGTTCTGCACGCCGGGGATGATGCTCTCCGCCCTGCAGATCCTGGCCCGGAACCCCGATCCCAGCGAGGCGGAGATCCGGCACGGCCTAGACGGGAACCTGTGCCGGTGCACCGGCTATCAGCACATCGTGAATTCTGTCCAGAACGCGGCGCGCCGCCTCAAGGCGGAGGCGGTTCCAGCGATCCCTGTGACCGCAACGGCGCAGTCTGCCGGTGGAAAGGGGGGTCGTTGA
- a CDS encoding molybdopterin-dependent oxidoreductase, translating to MAVTKLFGAKVKRREDPRLITGKAIYTDDVKLPGLLHAAIVRSPHAHARIVGIDLSGARQTPGVVAVFTGADLAGKVGPLPCAWLIPNADLKTPPHPAIATDRVRYVGDAVAVVVAEDRYSARDGADRVKVDYAPLPVVTAAEQAVAGGAPLLHEQAPQNIAFRWKVTGGDAAAAFAQADAVISQRFVNQRLIANAMETRGAVADYNPNTGDLTLWVTSQNPHIHRVILSGVLGIPEHRLRVISPEVGGGFGSKIFVYPDEAIVAFCSRELGRPVKWVEDRRENYLVTAHGRDHVTDVALAVRRDGTLLGLRGRTYANLGAYLSTAAPGVPTILHGLMLSGAYVLPAIDYEVVGVFTNTAPVDAYRGAGRPEATYLVERLMDLAAGELGLDPIEIRRRNFIRKEQFPYTVVTGITYDSGDYEHALDTALRMLDYPAWRERQRRGPTDGKLIGIGACTYVEICGLGPSPVAGAVGFQGGLWGSAVIRVHPTGKVNVFIGEKPHGQGEETTFAQVVSDELGVPIDDVQVIYGDTAVTPMGWGTYGSRTTPVGAAACAVAARKIIEKGRKIAAHLLEAPEADVRFEGGRYFVEGAPSRAKTFQEVTLQAYLAWNLPPGLEPGMEASAFYDPPNFTYPFGTHLCTVEVDPETGGAAITNYIAVDDCGRAINPLIVDGQVHGGITQGMAQALWEAAVYDDRGQLLTGTMMDYAVPKASQVPLFVTARTETPSPHHPLGVKGVGETGTIASPAAVVNAVLDALRPLGIRHLDMPLTGNCIWNAIQQARMKTKGVSP from the coding sequence ATGGCCGTGACCAAGCTGTTCGGAGCCAAGGTCAAGCGGCGCGAAGATCCCCGCCTCATCACCGGCAAGGCCATCTACACCGACGATGTGAAGCTCCCCGGTCTCCTGCACGCGGCCATCGTGCGCAGCCCGCACGCCCACGCGCGCATCGTCGGCATCGACCTCTCCGGGGCCCGGCAGACGCCGGGGGTGGTGGCCGTGTTCACCGGGGCCGACCTCGCCGGCAAGGTGGGGCCGCTGCCCTGCGCCTGGCTGATCCCCAACGCCGACCTCAAGACGCCTCCGCACCCGGCCATCGCCACCGACCGCGTCCGCTACGTCGGCGACGCCGTAGCCGTCGTGGTGGCGGAAGACCGCTACAGCGCCCGGGACGGGGCGGATCGCGTCAAGGTGGACTACGCGCCGCTGCCGGTGGTCACCGCGGCCGAGCAGGCGGTGGCCGGCGGCGCTCCGCTCCTGCACGAGCAGGCGCCGCAGAACATCGCCTTCCGCTGGAAGGTGACCGGCGGAGACGCCGCCGCGGCCTTCGCTCAGGCCGACGCGGTCATCAGCCAGCGCTTCGTCAACCAGCGGCTTATCGCGAATGCCATGGAAACCCGCGGGGCGGTGGCCGACTATAATCCCAACACCGGCGACCTGACTCTGTGGGTTACTTCGCAGAACCCGCACATCCACCGCGTCATTCTCTCCGGCGTCCTGGGGATCCCGGAACACCGCCTGCGGGTCATCTCGCCGGAAGTCGGCGGCGGCTTCGGCAGCAAGATCTTCGTCTACCCCGATGAGGCTATTGTGGCTTTCTGCTCCCGCGAACTGGGCCGGCCGGTGAAGTGGGTGGAGGACCGCCGGGAGAACTACTTGGTCACGGCTCACGGGCGGGATCACGTCACCGACGTGGCACTGGCCGTCCGGCGGGACGGCACGCTATTGGGTCTGCGCGGCCGCACCTACGCCAACCTGGGCGCCTACCTCTCCACGGCAGCCCCAGGCGTGCCCACGATCCTCCACGGGCTGATGCTCTCCGGCGCCTACGTCCTCCCGGCCATCGACTACGAGGTCGTCGGCGTGTTCACCAACACCGCCCCGGTGGACGCCTACCGCGGCGCGGGCCGGCCGGAAGCGACGTATCTCGTCGAGCGCCTGATGGACCTGGCTGCCGGGGAGCTGGGTCTCGATCCTATCGAGATCCGCCGGCGGAACTTCATCCGCAAGGAGCAGTTCCCCTATACCGTCGTGACGGGGATCACTTACGACAGTGGGGACTACGAGCACGCCCTGGATACCGCGCTGCGGATGCTGGACTACCCGGCCTGGCGCGAGCGGCAGCGCCGCGGGCCGACCGACGGCAAGCTCATCGGCATTGGGGCCTGTACGTACGTCGAGATCTGCGGGCTCGGGCCGTCGCCGGTCGCCGGGGCGGTCGGCTTTCAGGGTGGGCTATGGGGCAGCGCCGTGATCCGCGTCCATCCCACGGGGAAAGTGAACGTCTTCATCGGCGAGAAGCCCCACGGCCAGGGCGAGGAGACCACCTTCGCCCAGGTCGTCTCCGATGAACTCGGCGTGCCCATTGACGACGTCCAGGTCATCTACGGCGACACCGCCGTCACGCCCATGGGGTGGGGCACCTACGGCAGCCGGACCACTCCCGTCGGCGCCGCCGCCTGCGCCGTGGCCGCTCGGAAGATCATTGAGAAGGGACGCAAGATCGCGGCCCACCTGCTCGAGGCTCCCGAGGCGGACGTCCGGTTCGAAGGCGGCCGGTACTTCGTCGAAGGGGCTCCCTCCCGGGCGAAGACGTTCCAGGAAGTGACGCTGCAGGCCTACCTGGCCTGGAACCTGCCGCCGGGACTGGAGCCCGGGATGGAGGCGTCCGCCTTCTACGATCCGCCCAACTTCACCTATCCCTTCGGGACGCACCTCTGCACGGTGGAGGTCGATCCCGAGACAGGGGGCGCTGCGATCACCAACTACATCGCGGTGGACGACTGCGGGCGGGCGATCAACCCGCTCATCGTGGACGGCCAGGTGCACGGCGGCATCACCCAGGGGATGGCGCAGGCGCTGTGGGAAGCGGCGGTCTACGACGACCGGGGGCAACTGCTCACCGGCACGATGATGGACTACGCGGTGCCCAAGGCCTCGCAAGTGCCGCTTTTTGTCACCGCGCGCACGGAGACGCCGTCTCCGCACCACCCGCTGGGGGTGAAGGGGGTCGGGGAGACCGGCACGATCGCCAGCCCCGCCGCCGTCGTCAACGCCGTGCTGGACGCCCTGCGGCCGCTGGGGATCCGGCACCTGGACATGCCGCTGACCGGCAACTGTATCTGGAACGCCATTCAGCAGGCCCGGATGAAGACGAAGGGGGTGAGCCCATGA
- a CDS encoding xanthine dehydrogenase family protein subunit M — translation MIPAQFEYHAPSSVEEALQLLRMLPDAKLLAGGHSLLPLMKLRLVTPAHLIDLGGIDGLRGVRDHGTMLTIGALTTHWTIEASPEVRAKAPLLAEAAGSIGDVQVRNFGTIGGSLAHGDPAADYPAAVLALECEIVAEGPGGRRTIRAEEFFTGVFQTALRPDEILVEVRVPVPPPRTGGAYLSLPHPASGFAVVGVAALVTLDEQGACRAARVGVTGVGPAPYRARATEAMLAGKTLTDELIAAAAEKAADGVEVNGDLFASREYRAHLAGLYTKRALRAARGGVPDISA, via the coding sequence ATGATCCCGGCGCAGTTCGAGTACCACGCCCCGTCGTCTGTGGAAGAGGCGCTGCAGCTGCTCCGCATGCTCCCGGACGCCAAGCTCCTGGCCGGCGGGCACAGCCTGCTGCCGCTGATGAAGCTCCGTCTCGTCACGCCAGCCCACCTGATCGACCTGGGCGGCATCGACGGCCTGCGCGGCGTCAGGGACCACGGTACGATGCTCACCATCGGCGCCCTCACCACCCACTGGACGATCGAGGCTTCCCCGGAGGTGCGGGCGAAGGCTCCCCTGCTGGCGGAGGCGGCGGGCTCGATCGGCGACGTGCAGGTGCGCAACTTCGGCACGATCGGCGGCAGCCTGGCCCACGGCGATCCGGCCGCGGACTATCCCGCTGCGGTGCTGGCCCTGGAGTGCGAGATCGTGGCCGAAGGCCCCGGGGGCCGCCGGACGATCCGCGCCGAGGAGTTCTTCACCGGCGTCTTCCAGACCGCGCTGCGGCCCGACGAGATCCTGGTCGAGGTCCGCGTCCCGGTGCCGCCGCCGCGCACGGGCGGCGCCTATCTCTCGTTGCCGCACCCGGCGTCGGGGTTCGCCGTCGTGGGGGTCGCCGCGCTGGTCACGCTCGACGAGCAGGGCGCCTGCCGGGCAGCCCGCGTCGGGGTCACCGGCGTGGGCCCCGCCCCTTACCGGGCCAGGGCGACCGAAGCGATGCTCGCGGGGAAGACGCTCACCGACGAGCTGATCGCCGCGGCGGCGGAGAAAGCCGCCGACGGGGTCGAGGTCAACGGCGACCTGTTCGCCTCCCGGGAGTACCGCGCGCACCTGGCCGGCCTCTACACGAAGCGCGCCCTGCGGGCCGCGCGGGGAGGAGTGCCCGACATTTCCGCGTGA
- a CDS encoding PAS domain S-box protein — translation MTRREGPSGHDLFALLRHHPVPVWLCDPGTLGILAANDAAAAASGHSDAELRTRTLTDLCPEDERDGLRAQLQRSRATRSGPWHLRRPEGGTVIVELTTHPAVVDRRRLLLVMAWDVTAARRLEEELHRREAELRATLYSIGDAVISTDARGTVAVMNPVAERLTGWPEGEARGRPLDQVVRIVNEESRLAVEDPVARILREGVVIGLGNHSLLLSRDGREYSIADAGAPIRDREGRLTGVVLVFRDQTEERRNRRAAEEARALAEGIVATAREALLVLDAALRVVVANRTFCRLFQVSLEETVGWLVYELGTGQWDIPALRRLLEEILPLNTAFEDFEVGHDFPQIGRRTMLLNARRLYHETAGTRLILLAIEDVTERRRAEEELRRRLRELEALHRVSAALRAAQTVEEALPVLLDETLAVFDTDSGSIMLYRPEDQRLHAVVLRGSARSMTPRSPPARASPEPCSPPAVHTARPTSPETPCCPRRRPAFPRAGAASPSPSGRRPTPSASYSSPCRRPGRRAPKMWPW, via the coding sequence GTGACGCGCAGGGAGGGCCCGTCCGGTCACGACCTCTTCGCGTTGCTGCGTCACCACCCTGTTCCCGTCTGGCTGTGCGATCCGGGCACCCTGGGGATCCTGGCGGCCAACGACGCCGCCGCGGCCGCCTCCGGCCACTCCGATGCGGAACTCCGCACGAGGACCCTGACCGACCTCTGCCCGGAGGACGAACGCGACGGCCTGAGGGCGCAGCTGCAACGCAGTCGCGCCACGCGCTCCGGTCCCTGGCATCTGCGGCGCCCAGAGGGCGGCACGGTGATCGTCGAACTCACCACGCATCCCGCCGTCGTCGACCGTCGCCGCCTGCTCCTGGTCATGGCCTGGGACGTGACCGCCGCCCGGCGCCTGGAGGAGGAGCTACACCGCCGCGAGGCCGAGCTGCGGGCCACGCTCTACAGCATCGGCGACGCGGTCATCTCGACCGACGCGCGCGGCACCGTGGCCGTGATGAACCCCGTGGCCGAGCGGCTGACCGGCTGGCCGGAAGGGGAGGCGCGGGGTCGGCCGCTGGATCAGGTGGTCCGCATCGTCAACGAGGAGTCCCGGCTGGCCGTCGAGGATCCGGTGGCCCGCATCCTGCGCGAGGGAGTGGTCATCGGCCTCGGCAATCACAGCCTGCTCCTCAGCCGCGATGGTCGTGAATACTCCATCGCCGACGCCGGGGCGCCGATCCGCGACCGTGAAGGCCGCTTGACCGGCGTCGTGCTGGTCTTTCGCGACCAGACGGAGGAGCGCCGCAACCGGCGCGCCGCCGAGGAAGCGCGGGCTCTCGCCGAGGGGATCGTCGCCACCGCCCGGGAGGCCCTGCTCGTCCTTGACGCCGCCCTGCGCGTGGTGGTCGCCAACCGTACCTTCTGCCGGTTGTTCCAGGTGAGCCTCGAGGAGACCGTGGGCTGGCTGGTGTACGAACTGGGCACCGGCCAGTGGGACATCCCGGCGCTGCGTCGCCTGCTGGAGGAGATCCTGCCGCTCAACACAGCCTTCGAGGATTTCGAGGTCGGGCACGACTTCCCGCAGATCGGACGGCGGACGATGCTGCTCAACGCCCGTCGGCTCTATCACGAGACCGCCGGCACCAGGCTGATCCTGCTGGCCATCGAGGATGTCACCGAGCGCCGCCGAGCCGAGGAGGAGCTGCGCCGGCGTCTGAGGGAACTGGAGGCGCTGCACCGCGTCTCCGCCGCCCTGCGCGCCGCCCAGACGGTCGAGGAGGCGCTGCCGGTCCTGCTGGACGAGACCCTCGCGGTCTTCGACACGGACAGCGGGTCGATCATGCTGTACCGTCCCGAGGATCAGCGTCTGCACGCGGTCGTCCTGCGTGGTTCCGCGCGCTCCATGACTCCTCGCTCGCCCCCGGCGAGGGCATCGCCGGAACCGTGTTCGCCACCGGCCGTCCATACCGCTCGGCCGACTTCGCCCGAGACCCCCTGCTGCCCGCGCAGGCGGCCGGCATTCCCCCGGGCTGGGGCGGCATCGCCGTCCCCATCCGGTCGGAGGCCGACACCGTCGGCGTCCTATTCGTCTCCGTGCCGGCGGCCAGGGAGACGGGCGCCGAAGATGTGGCCCTGGTGA
- a CDS encoding GAF domain-containing protein, with amino-acid sequence MALVTSLAEMAGATLHRLRLHEQTLRRLSHLQALRTVDRAIIGSLDLRVTLGILLEQVMTQLGFDAAGVLLMVPQLALLEPAAGRGFRTRVYQEGRLRVGEGVAGRTALERRPVIVVTPAEAPTYTRAALLEVEGFQTHFAVPLVAKAQVKGVLEGFHRRPIAPDEEWLDLLDTLAGQGALAIDNAQLFEAAHRSNLELTLAYDATIEGWASALDLRDRETQDHTRRPWRGCSGYRRRRWSTSAAVPCCTTSERWGFPTPSS; translated from the coding sequence GTGGCCCTGGTGACCTCCCTGGCCGAGATGGCCGGAGCAACGCTGCACCGGTTGCGATTGCACGAGCAGACGCTGCGCCGGCTGAGTCACCTCCAGGCCCTGCGCACCGTCGACCGCGCGATCATCGGGAGCCTGGACCTGCGCGTCACGTTGGGGATTCTCCTCGAGCAGGTGATGACCCAGCTGGGGTTCGACGCGGCCGGGGTGCTGCTGATGGTGCCGCAGCTCGCCCTGCTGGAGCCGGCGGCCGGCAGGGGATTCCGCACCCGCGTGTATCAGGAGGGCCGCCTCCGCGTCGGAGAGGGGGTGGCCGGACGGACCGCGCTCGAGCGCCGCCCGGTGATCGTCGTCACCCCTGCGGAGGCTCCGACCTACACCCGCGCCGCCCTGCTGGAGGTCGAGGGGTTCCAGACCCACTTCGCCGTGCCGCTGGTTGCCAAGGCCCAGGTCAAGGGCGTGCTGGAGGGATTCCACCGCCGTCCGATCGCTCCCGACGAGGAGTGGCTGGACCTGCTGGACACGCTGGCCGGGCAGGGAGCACTGGCCATCGACAACGCGCAGCTGTTCGAGGCCGCCCACCGATCCAACCTGGAACTGACCCTCGCCTACGACGCCACGATCGAGGGGTGGGCCAGCGCGCTGGACCTGCGCGACCGCGAGACGCAGGACCACACCCGTCGCCCCTGGCGCGGATGCTCGGGATACCGGAGGAGGAGATGGTCCACATCCGCCGCGGTGCCCTGCTGCACGACATCGGAAAGATGGGGGTTCCCGACGCCATCCTCTTGA
- a CDS encoding HD-GYP domain-containing protein: protein MVHIRRGALLHDIGKMGVPDAILLKAGPLTEEEWAVMRRHPQLAYDLLWPIQFLRPALDIPYCHLERWDGSGYPRGLKDEAIPLAARIFAVVDVFDALTSPRPYRPAWSRERALAYLRAQAGKQFDPRAVEAFLTMIAQAGEGDLPGRAPRDPGSPQ from the coding sequence ATGGTCCACATCCGCCGCGGTGCCCTGCTGCACGACATCGGAAAGATGGGGGTTCCCGACGCCATCCTCTTGAAAGCCGGCCCTCTCACGGAGGAGGAGTGGGCGGTGATGCGCCGGCACCCGCAACTGGCCTACGACCTGCTCTGGCCGATCCAGTTCCTGCGGCCGGCCCTGGACATCCCGTATTGCCACCTCGAACGGTGGGACGGCTCCGGTTACCCCCGCGGCCTGAAGGACGAAGCGATCCCCCTGGCCGCGCGGATTTTCGCCGTCGTCGACGTCTTCGACGCCCTGACCTCGCCGCGGCCCTACCGGCCGGCCTGGAGCAGGGAGCGGGCCCTGGCGTATCTTCGAGCGCAGGCCGGCAAGCAGTTCGACCCCCGTGCGGTCGAGGCGTTCCTGACCATGATCGCGCAGGCCGGGGAGGGGGACCTGCCGGGAAGGGCGCCGCGCGACCCGGGCTCACCTCAATAA
- a CDS encoding DUF92 domain-containing protein — protein sequence MALALGMGLSLGVAGAARAAGWLTRDGLIAAAAVGTLVFGFGGFAPAALLVTFFISSSLLTRWRADRKTHPEHRRGRSGSQVLANGGVATVLSTWYALSPSPGLAVAIAGAIAAATADTWATEVGLLSRRPPRLITTWQPVTPGTSGGITVLGTLAGAGGAAVIAFFGAFLHLAPWAPVWLGGIAAMVVDSLLGATVEGRRPDAGNNLVNLAATLAGAGLSALAALLLR from the coding sequence GTGGCGCTCGCACTGGGGATGGGGCTCAGCCTGGGGGTGGCGGGCGCGGCCCGGGCGGCCGGATGGCTGACGCGCGATGGCCTGATCGCCGCGGCGGCCGTCGGCACCCTGGTGTTCGGGTTCGGAGGGTTTGCTCCTGCGGCGTTGCTGGTCACGTTCTTCATCTCCAGCAGCCTGCTCACCCGGTGGCGCGCCGATCGTAAGACGCACCCCGAACATCGACGGGGGCGGAGCGGCTCCCAGGTCCTGGCCAACGGGGGAGTGGCGACGGTCCTGTCGACATGGTATGCCCTCTCCCCGTCGCCGGGGCTGGCCGTGGCGATCGCCGGAGCGATCGCCGCCGCCACCGCCGACACCTGGGCCACCGAGGTGGGGCTGCTCAGCCGCCGCCCGCCCCGACTCATCACCACCTGGCAGCCCGTGACGCCCGGGACGTCGGGCGGGATCACGGTGCTGGGCACCCTGGCCGGCGCGGGAGGAGCGGCCGTCATCGCTTTCTTCGGCGCCTTTCTCCACCTTGCGCCGTGGGCGCCGGTCTGGCTCGGGGGGATTGCCGCGATGGTCGTAGACAGCCTGCTGGGGGCGACGGTCGAAGGCCGCCGGCCGGACGCGGGCAACAATCTGGTAAATCTTGCCGCCACTCTGGCCGGAGCGGGTCTTTCGGCGCTGGCGGCGCTGTTATTGAGGTGA
- a CDS encoding GNAT family N-acetyltransferase, producing the protein MRLEVRPLTADRWTDFVELARRPGASILRSCWCTYYRKTGRDYSPEANRKLMRGWVASGVVPGLIAYRDGRPVGWISVGPREEYPRLANSPIMKPVDDRPVWSIVCFFVDARERGKGISKALLRGAMDYARSRGARLLEAYPVDKPGRSHPLSMWFGAKSLYDRAGFKEVVRRKPTRPVVRRRLRPAPRPRGQRGATGR; encoded by the coding sequence ATGCGGCTTGAGGTTCGTCCGCTGACCGCCGATCGCTGGACCGACTTCGTCGAGCTGGCTCGCCGGCCTGGTGCGTCCATCCTCCGCTCCTGCTGGTGCACCTACTACCGGAAGACCGGCCGCGACTATTCACCCGAGGCGAACAGGAAACTGATGCGGGGCTGGGTGGCCTCGGGGGTCGTGCCGGGTCTGATCGCGTACCGGGACGGACGGCCCGTCGGATGGATCTCGGTCGGGCCGCGCGAGGAGTATCCTCGCCTGGCGAACTCCCCGATCATGAAACCGGTGGACGACCGGCCGGTCTGGTCGATCGTCTGCTTCTTTGTCGACGCCCGGGAACGCGGCAAGGGGATCTCGAAGGCGCTGCTGCGCGGCGCGATGGACTACGCGCGGTCCCGGGGAGCCAGGCTCCTGGAAGCCTATCCCGTGGACAAGCCCGGGCGAAGCCATCCGCTGTCGATGTGGTTCGGGGCAAAGTCCCTCTACGATCGGGCCGGGTTCAAGGAAGTGGTCCGCCGGAAGCCGACGAGACCGGTCGTGCGCCGGCGCCTGCGGCCTGCGCCCCGTCCCCGCGGGCAGCGGGGCGCCACGGGGAGATAG
- a CDS encoding formate/nitrite transporter family protein, producing MTDQTPLLADALPPQEIARRVATVGVAKARGNALTLALLAVLAGAFIALGALFFTVVITGPSLGFGITRFFGGLSFSMGLVLVVVAGAELFTGNNLLAMAWASGLIGMREVARNWVISYAGNAVGALGTVLLVVWGNIGALGGGAVGDTAVQIARTKVELTLAEAFARGILCNALVCLAVWLTLGGRSVTDKVLGIVFPIAAFVTVGFEHSIANWFFLPFGLAQDTSGAVSLIGAARNLIAVTAGNIVGGTVLVAGVYWLAYLRGDRPEGTRR from the coding sequence GTGACCGATCAGACACCGCTTCTGGCCGATGCGCTTCCGCCGCAGGAGATTGCGCGCCGGGTCGCCACCGTGGGGGTGGCGAAGGCGCGCGGCAATGCGCTGACCCTGGCCCTCCTGGCCGTGCTTGCCGGCGCCTTCATCGCCCTGGGAGCGCTGTTCTTTACCGTCGTCATCACGGGGCCCAGCCTCGGCTTCGGCATCACCCGGTTCTTCGGGGGTCTGAGTTTCTCCATGGGCCTCGTCCTCGTCGTCGTGGCGGGCGCCGAACTCTTCACGGGGAACAACCTGCTGGCCATGGCCTGGGCGAGCGGGCTGATCGGGATGCGCGAGGTCGCTCGCAACTGGGTGATCTCGTACGCCGGCAACGCGGTCGGCGCCCTGGGCACCGTGCTGCTGGTCGTGTGGGGAAACATCGGCGCCCTCGGCGGAGGGGCGGTGGGGGACACGGCGGTACAGATCGCGCGGACTAAGGTGGAGTTGACTCTGGCCGAGGCCTTCGCCCGCGGCATTCTCTGCAACGCGCTCGTCTGCCTGGCGGTGTGGTTGACCCTGGGCGGCCGCAGTGTCACGGACAAGGTGCTGGGCATCGTCTTTCCCATTGCGGCCTTCGTGACCGTCGGCTTCGAGCACTCGATCGCCAACTGGTTCTTCCTCCCCTTTGGGCTGGCCCAGGACACGTCGGGCGCCGTCTCGCTGATCGGCGCGGCGCGCAACCTCATCGCGGTCACGGCCGGCAACATCGTCGGCGGAACCGTGCTCGTGGCCGGGGTCTACTGGCTGGCCTACCTCCGCGGCGATCGGCCTGAGGGAACGCGGCGGTAG
- a CDS encoding nitroreductase family deazaflavin-dependent oxidoreductase: protein MRRRAGRRLAALAWRLHRWIYRTSGGRLGGCIAGMPVLLLATMDRHTGRRRETVLTFLRDGDDLVVIASNGGAPRHPRWLLNLRAHPAAEVRLGGRRIPVRTREATGPERERLWARAVQTYRGYAVYQARTSRRIPVVLLSPGAPSPKRVYP from the coding sequence ATGAGACGCCGTGCGGGGCGGAGGCTGGCGGCGCTGGCCTGGCGGCTCCACCGCTGGATCTACCGCACCAGCGGCGGCCGGCTGGGCGGGTGCATCGCCGGGATGCCGGTGCTGCTGCTTGCCACGATGGATCGGCACACGGGTCGCCGTCGGGAAACCGTGCTGACGTTCCTGCGCGACGGGGACGATCTTGTGGTCATTGCTTCCAACGGCGGCGCCCCGCGCCATCCCCGGTGGCTGCTGAACCTGCGCGCCCATCCCGCAGCGGAGGTGCGCCTCGGCGGGCGCCGGATCCCCGTGCGGACCCGCGAAGCGACGGGCCCGGAGCGCGAACGGCTCTGGGCCCGGGCGGTGCAGACGTATCGGGGGTATGCGGTCTATCAGGCCCGGACGTCCCGCCGCATCCCCGTCGTGCTCCTCAGCCCTGGGGCACCGTCGCCAAAACGGGTTTACCCGTGA
- a CDS encoding DUF5666 domain-containing protein produces MRAGTFVLTALLLLLVAAPSPAAAQDTISIVGVVVKVQDEDTFVLRERAGLGRTSERIWIVRMNRHTEGWRDDHVRARLRVGIVVVVHGWLDGGRIVARTIRIGGDEEDRWDGDRVGRRIEIAGVIVDVDRRGRGVLEVQTRAFGRRPAIWTVRLTARTRVELPGGREVEVRDRPGIFHIFREGDFVEVEGRLLGDRWDRRILAEEISLRPRHRFGGPGGVSPPVFGPGGW; encoded by the coding sequence ATGCGTGCCGGTACGTTTGTCCTCACGGCCCTCCTGCTCCTGCTGGTCGCCGCCCCTTCTCCGGCGGCGGCGCAGGACACGATCAGCATCGTTGGCGTTGTGGTGAAGGTCCAGGACGAGGACACGTTCGTCCTGCGTGAGCGCGCCGGTCTGGGAAGGACTTCGGAACGGATCTGGATCGTCCGCATGAACAGGCACACAGAGGGCTGGCGCGACGACCACGTCCGTGCCAGGCTGCGGGTCGGCATCGTCGTCGTCGTCCACGGGTGGCTCGACGGAGGCCGGATCGTGGCCCGGACGATCCGCATCGGCGGCGATGAAGAGGACCGGTGGGATGGGGACCGTGTCGGTCGGCGGATCGAGATTGCAGGTGTGATCGTGGATGTGGACCGCCGCGGGCGGGGCGTCCTGGAGGTCCAGACCCGAGCCTTCGGCCGCCGGCCCGCGATCTGGACCGTCCGGCTGACCGCCCGGACCCGCGTCGAACTGCCGGGCGGCCGAGAAGTCGAGGTCCGGGATCGACCGGGCATCTTCCACATCTTCCGCGAGGGCGACTTCGTCGAAGTCGAGGGGCGCCTGCTGGGTGATCGCTGGGACCGGCGGATCCTGGCCGAGGAGATCAGCCTGCGCCCGCGGCACCGCTTCGGGGGGCCGGGAGGAGTCTCCCCTCCCGTCTTCGGGCCTGGCGGATGGTGA
- the msrA gene encoding peptide-methionine (S)-S-oxide reductase MsrA, translating into MRREVATLAGGCFWCLEAVFDQLEGVLDVVSGYSGGHVPNPSYKQVCTGETGHAEVVQVTFDPDVLSYRDLLKVFFTIHDPTTVNRQGGDIGTQYRSAIFTHSAEQERIAREVIAELNEERIWEDPIVTEVVPFQVFYPAEDYHQEYFARNPDQPYCRMVIAPKVAKFRGQYLNRLKPVG; encoded by the coding sequence ATGCGCAGGGAAGTGGCGACGCTGGCCGGCGGGTGCTTCTGGTGCCTGGAGGCGGTCTTCGACCAGCTGGAAGGCGTCCTGGACGTCGTCTCGGGCTATTCCGGGGGCCACGTGCCCAACCCGAGCTACAAGCAGGTCTGCACCGGAGAGACCGGCCACGCCGAAGTGGTGCAGGTCACCTTCGATCCCGACGTCCTCTCCTACCGGGATCTGCTCAAGGTCTTCTTCACGATCCACGACCCGACGACCGTGAACCGCCAGGGCGGGGATATCGGCACACAGTACCGGTCCGCGATCTTCACCCACAGTGCGGAACAGGAACGCATTGCCCGGGAAGTGATCGCCGAGCTCAACGAGGAGAGGATCTGGGAGGATCCTATCGTCACCGAGGTGGTGCCCTTCCAGGTCTTCTATCCGGCGGAGGACTACCACCAGGAGTACTTCGCCCGTAACCCGGACCAGCCCTATTGTCGGATGGTGATCGCGCCCAAGGTGGCGAAGTTCCGCGGGCAGTACCTGAACCGGCTGAAGCCGGTCGGCTGA